The DNA window ATGTCGATCGCGTTGTGGCGCGCGTAGGTTCCCGGACCCGGCAGCGGGGTGATGTGGTCGCCGCGGGTGCGCTCCTGGGACTGCTGCCGCTGGGTGCGGCGCTGGGAGGTGCGGGCGGCGTGCGCCAGCACCAGCGCCCCCAGCACGGCGGTGATGAGCAGGGCCCCGGTCGCCTCGAACGCGATGATGTAGGTGTAGATGACCTCGCTGGCGATCCAGGGGACGTTGCCGCCGGCGAGCGCCACGCCGGCGCCGAGCCCTTCGGGGTCGCCCGCGACGATCCGGGTCAGGCCGGTGGCCAGTGCCGCCAGGAAGCACACCGTGACGGTGGCCGCGAGGGCGCGTTGGCCGCGGATCGTCTCGACCAGGGAGTCGGCCGAGCTCACCCCGACGAGCATCAGCACGAACAGGAACAGCATCAGCACGGCGCCGGTGTAGACGACGATCTGCACCACCATCAGGAACGGCGCCTCGTTCATGCCGTACAGCACGGCCAGCCCCAGCATGACGACCGCCATCAGCACCGCCGAGTGGACGGCCTTGCGGCTGGTGACGACACCGACGGCGCCGAGGATCACGAGGGCGCCGAGGAA is part of the Haloactinospora alba genome and encodes:
- a CDS encoding NADH-quinone oxidoreductase subunit J, with product MTVTPLQTQTLAAPISGTESTAFWFLGALVILGAVGVVTSRKAVHSAVLMAVVMLGLAVLYGMNEAPFLMVVQIVVYTGAVLMLFLFVLMLVGVSSADSLVETIRGQRALAATVTVCFLAALATGLTRIVAGDPEGLGAGVALAGGNVPWIASEVIYTYIIAFEATGALLITAVLGALVLAHAARTSQRRTQRQQSQERTRGDHITPLPGPGTYARHNAIDMPALLPDGSVSQLSLNPVLTARDPAHQSHVPADIQLGDIPEPGGAADSAASKEVSGGESQPVAERSNGTRHDTGATSSSDTDENGDSADGQEAPTWTP